The Capricornis sumatraensis isolate serow.1 chromosome 15, serow.2, whole genome shotgun sequence DNA segment gaaagagagaagtggGTTGCTCCTGCCATTGCAGAGGGGCTGGGGCGAGGGTCACCAGGGCTAGGAAAATTGGCCTGCCTTGGAGCCGCTAGGCTGGGACGTCCCTACCAGCCCAGTGGTGGAGGGCCGGGGGCGAAGCAAACAGGAAAGGTACTGAGGAGGATGAGAAGAGAATGGAGCCCCTTTGGCAACCCCCCTCACAAAGGTTATGGCATTTTTTCCTGGGATTGtcacattttcttattctttttttggaCTGGGCGGGCTCGGGGAcgttctttttccttctgtggaGCAGAGCAGCAGCCGCTCCCAAGGGAACCTCTGTCCCCAGAGGCCAGACTTACTGCCCGTCCAGCTTCTCCCATCCTAGACTTAGGGGCCAAAGCCTGGATGGGGCCGGGGAAGGGGAAGGAACCCCCTTCCACATGCCCGGATGAGGGGCAGGAGCCCTGATTCTGATCCTGTAACCCCACCAGGAGAGAGAGCAGGTGCCCCAGAGGCATAAGTGGTCCCAGCCGGCCTGGGGATGGTGCAGGGAGCCAGGTTCAGGGGTGGGCGACAACGTCCAGGGCCTACAACCAGGGCAGAGGGGCGGCCTCTCCCCATCTCTGCCACAACTCAGCCCCCAGCACCTGGGCGCAGCACTCTCAGGCAGGTCCCCTCCTCCAGTTCAGAGCTGATTTGGAGAAGGCAGCCTAGGGAGTTTAATCTTCAGGGAGCtagggggcggtgggggggaaTTGGGGCCCTGCCCCCACTCACAGTGGGTGGAGATGCTGAGGAGGAAGAGCCGCTCTGCCTGGGGAAGTCACAGCCCGGCTGGGGTACAGCTACCAGACCTCAGAGGTTGCCACACCCCTTCCTTTCCCTAGAAACTTGACCCCTGCGGGAAGGCAAGCTGTGgggctgctgtttccccatcttgtcTGTTTGCTGGAAGCTTGAGGGTCCACCTTCCCATGCTCCAGGGGAAGCCAGGCAGGCAGCCAAGGGCCAAGACCCCATGGGCCCCTCCACCTGGCCCCCAGATCCGGGTCAGGGCAGGGGCCTCTGCATGCTCAGACTCTGGAGACAGGGGTGCCCTCAGCGTGCATGTCTCGGGCTGTCACCCCTGGGCACCAGCACCTGGCCAGGAGACGGGACCCCGGGGTTGCCCAGCCTGCGACTGTCCTGGGGCCCGTCCTGCAACATCGTTTTCCTCTGCTGCCATCGCAGACCCCAAGAGGCCAACTGAACCAAACAGGCACTGAAAGGCCAAAGCTGAGgaatggggtgggtggggggaggcagcagcagagagaatgttcatttaatgagaaaataaagtgaaaccaAGTCGTGAGTCTCTCGCGGCGGGGTTTCAGAAGGTCCGCGCCCCAGACGCGCCAGGGGCCGCCCCTACCCCGGGGAAGGGGGCAGGATGCCTCACCTGGgccgaggtgggggtggggtgagggcaggTGGGAAGGCGTTCAAAACTGCCTCCTGGAGCCTGATTGGCCGCCCTCGGTCCCTGCGTTCCCAACAGGGGCCGCTCATCCGGGTGGGACTGAGCACCCTCCGCACGCCCGCACTGCAGAAGGGGAAGGTTCGCCCCGATGCCGCTCCGAGCGGAAGGGACCCCGCGGCTCCTACCCGCCCGGGAGCAAGACGCGCCACCGCCCGCCTGCGGCAAGGCCTGGGGCCGCAGCGGTTTCcgcagcctgggggtggggaggggaaaggaggctGGGAGACCCGGAGGTGCCAATCGAAGGTTGGGTGCGGAGCCAGGGTCCGGGCTGAGAAGGCGGCGGTGCCTGCTGCACTGCCCGCACCTTCAGGACGCCCTGCCTCAGCCCCAAGCCCTACTCCAGTGCTCCGTGCCACAGGCCTGGTCTGCTCCCTCTGCGGAGTCCCTGGGAGTAGGCAGGGGGCCTCCAAGGCCCCGCAGCCCTTCCGAACTCCTGGTGGGAAgcagcctccccacctcccaccacccaTCCCCTGGAAAACCTGGGAGGGAGGTTCTGAATGTCTACCACCACCCCTGAGAGCCTCAGACTCAGACTCTGGGGGCCTGCAGCCCCCTGGGAGGGGCCAGGAGCCGGAAACCAAGAAAGAGGAACAACCCCTGCTTCCGGCTTCCCAGGGAGGGAGCAGATGGGGGTGTCCCAGAACCTCCTGTGGAGAGCTTGTCTGGGGTCTCCTCCTTCCTGATCCCCATCCCCTCACACCTGCGGTGTAGACTAGAGTGGGGGTTGGGCCTGGGCAGAGTAGTCTGGAGGTGGGAGGCCAGGGAGGCAGGTAGGGAGAGACGCAGAATGCCTGGCAGGGTGCCGGCCAGGGCGGGTGTAAGGTTCTCAGTGAGAACCCCGGCCTCTCTTCTCAGACCCCCAGGCTGTGGTGACAGAAACAGGTGTCCTGGAATAGGCACCACGGAGCCCTGGCAACCTCCTCCACCCATCCATGCCCACCCCACCTGAGGCTGAGAAGCAGGTGGGCTGCCTCCACCCTGGCCGCTGCcccttggggggtggggggctaaGGGCATGACTAGGAGTTCAGAGACCCATGGACATCTGGGAGGCCACAAGGGTCATAGCCCTGGGAGGGAGCATGGCCTCCGGCGGGCAGTTGGGGCTGGAAAGCGGGTGGTAACCATGGGCTTTGCCTGGAGGCTGAGGCAGCCCTGTCTTCCCCCAGCAAACAGGGCCAGAGGAGGCGGACCAGCCCCCCTCGATGTCCAGTCATGATGCGGCCCCCTCGGCTCCCCCCAGGCGAAACCCCTGCTGCTTGTGCTGGTGCTGTTGTTGCAGCTGCTCTTGGTACGTGGGCCTGGGGATGCTTGATATGCCTGGTGGGGAGTGGACACTGAGCAGACCTAGGATCCAGGACCCTGGTCCTTAGCCCTTAGGAGGCTTTAGAGGCATCACCTCCAAGTAGGGTACCCCTGCCACCCACAGTACTTATCCAGGGGCTTGGTGACTAGTGGTCAGTGCAGGTGGTATCCACACACAGGCACCTAGCGtgcaagcgtgtgtgtgtgtgtgtatctactgTAAGCtagctgtgtatgtgtgtctacttaaactaggggtgtgtgtgtgtctactgcAACATGCAGGCACTtagcatgcacgtgtgtgtgcgtcTCTGCTGTAAGCTAGGGCGGTGTGTATGTCTGTCTTGTCTCTGTAAGCTCGCCCAGACTGGCCCTGGGAACTAAAACAGAATAAGACAAAAGCAGGTCCTACAGACAGCATCAGGTGGAGGGACTTTGAGTAGAGACCTGGCCCTGGGACAGTTGGTGGGTGGGGGAAGGCACTGGGCCTCGGGGGGGTGAACTAGTTTCTAGGCACATAGGGAACCTGTTGGCGGTTTTGTACATTGCAGAGGCATATGGCCCTTTGCAGGTTCTCAGTCCTTGGCTGTTGAGTAGACAGCACTGAGGGGACCCAAGTGGGGATCAGCTGACCAGTGAACAACTGAGACCTGAGCCCAGGCCTGAAACAGAGAAACTGCCTGGGGTTAGGGATGGGAGGCCATGAACTGTTAGGACCCGCTTAGCCTTTGCCTGTAGGGACCAGGAGAGGAGTTTGGCATCTGAAAGGTGGGGTAAGGAGGGAACTGAGTTCTGCCCAAACCCTGAGTCTGAGATGTCCTTAACCGTGTCAGTGACCCTGGTGAGAGGTCTGGCTGGAGGTGTGGACTTGGAAGCCATCACCGATGCTGCGCCCGGAGCTAAGGAGGGAAGcagatcccctggggagagtcaGGGGTCAGACACACAGGCTGGGCCTTCACCACATCAGTGGGGTCTGTAGGAAAAAGCAGCGAGGGTCTAGGTCaggccagggagggagggaggcagacacCTGGGGCCTGTGAAGCCCTGAAGGCAAGAAGATGTCCCAGGGCGGGACCAAAGACTGGGAAAGCAGACCCACCTGCGACGGGTTCATCCGTGTGTTGAGAACCTCAAGGCCTCCTGCCCATTCTAACACCTGTGTGCGGAGTGTCCTGCATGCATACGTGTGCCTGGAGGGCAGTGCCACCTTCCCCTCTGCCCGCAGGAACGAAGAACGTCGGCGGGCCTGGCGAGCCTCCCGGGAGAGCAGGCTACAGCCCCTCCCCAGTTGCGAAGTCTGGTGAGTCTGGCCCGGGGGTTCTGCGCGGGTGGGGGCGGAGCCTGACCCAGCCGGCTGATGCCGGAATGCCCCCCGCAGCGCCACGCCTACGCCGACCCCGGAAGAGGTGCGGAGCTGGGCGCAGTCCTTCGACAAGCTGATGCACAGCCCAGCGGGTCGCAGTGTATTCCGGGAGTTCCTGCGCACGGAGTACAGCGAGGAGAACATGCTCTTCTGGCTAGCCTGCGAGGAACTCAAGGCCGAGGCCAACCAGCATGTGGTGGACGAGAAGGCCCGGCTCATCTACGAGGACTATGTGTCCATCCTGTCCCCCAAGGAGGTGTGCTGCACCGGGCccagggtgggagggtgggggcgcTTCCACGCCCCTGACCATGGCCCCTGTCCCGCAGGTGAGCCTGGACTCCCGGGTGCGGGAGGGCATCAACAAGAAGATGCAGGAGCCGTCGGCGCACACGTTCGATGACGCACAGCTGCAGATTTACACGCTGATGCACCGAGACTCCTACCCCCGCTTCCTCAGCTCCCCTGCCTACCGCACCCTGCTGCTCCAGGGGGCCTCCCAGTCCTCCAGCGAGGCCTAGGCTGCCCACGTGGCCGCCCAGATGTGGGACGCCTCCCGCAGCAGAGACTCCTTTCACGAGAGAGCTTCAGCAGGTGTCAGGCACACCCACCGGGCCCAGCACCCAGGGGTGGTCCCAGGCAAGAGTGGCAGGTGCAGCGCCAGAGGCCCCTTCCCCACCCGGGGGACGCAGTGTTCCAGGGTCCTGCTGAGAGGCAGGCGTGAGTGCCTCTGGGCCCAGGCGACCTTTCTTGAATCAACCACCCCCCGCCTCTGGCCACGGAGCCCTCCTGCTCGGGTTCGCACGTGGGGAAAGGAGGTACCCTCCCTGGAAGCATCCTGGAGCCGCAAAcctcacagggtccctgggaaACCCTTTCGTGGAGAGCAGACCTTCTGTTTAGTTCTGTGATACAAGGAGACCTCTGCCTGGTGCCGTATGCACCCCAGGATTAGACTGAGGACCTCAGAACTAGGCTCAAGGCAGCAGGACCTGATTTCTCTTTTATATGATCATTGAGTTTAAACCAGGAAATATGGCACTGTGTGtcttatcaaaaaaagaaaatgttttcatatttaacTCTGCTCCTCTTACTCCCAAAATAGAATCTtattgaagatatttttaaagcaaaagtctTTCCTCTCTGAGAGGATGAGGAGTTGTCTGGGACCCCCAGCAGGGGAGCAGCCCTGCCCAGTGCAGGGACCAGGTGCTCAGCCCTCCCCATTTGAGGGCCTGTGATCAGGCAAGTGCAGCCCCCAAGGCACCTTGCCATCAAAGCTGACAACACAAGAGGTACTGGCCAGGTCCTCGGCAGGCAGGGTCCCTGGCAGGTATCAAAGATTGTCTCCagaggctgggccagctggggcaGGACACTGACGAGGTGACCTCTCTGAGAACCTGGGTGCCATGCAGTGGCACCTATACTGTGTCAGAGGCCTCACAAGGCACAGGCTTGCCACTCTGATCCCTGAATTTCCAGTTGGTAAAGCAATTCAGAGCTGCACCGGAACCCAGGACCGTCATCAGGGGTCCACCCCCATCCACACTGCCTCCACAAGCAGTGGGGCAGGGGCATCCTGAAGGGTTGCAGGCAAACACAGCTGTGGGCCCAGATTTCACCTCCCTGCATGATCCCTGGACCCTGAGCTGCAGTACCTGGAGAGATCCTGAGACCCTGGGTCCTCTGTGCACCCAGCGCCCCTCCCACCATTCATGCTATGCATGCCCAACCCTGCCCCGCCATGGGCACACACTGGCTTTTCCCTCCAGGGCTATCCCACCGGGCCAAGCCTTTGTCACCCAGCCCCAGGGAAATGGGCTGTTCCCAcagcagcagggggtggggggttggggtgaCAGACCAGAATTGAGGGGATGGGGACCCAGCTTGAAGCCCAAGCTTGTGCGTGGCCCACCAGGACCAATGGCTAGGGACAAAACGGTggcaaaaagaaacatttaatgaTTTGAGGGGAAAGGTGCACTGCAGGTAGGACGGGGCAGGGTGTGCTGCCTTCTGAGGGCAGGTTTCCAAGAAGCTGTGTCTGTATCTGTCAGCAGAGGATGGGGAAAGGGCACTGGCCAGCACTGGCCATAGCCCAAGGCTGCAGGCACATGTGCACAAGGGCTCAGCAGAACTGCAAGAAACAGACAAGAGGCAGCAGCCATGTGGCCTGCAGGACCCcagagggcaggaggcagggctgggtctCCATCCACCACCTTCACAGCGCCCAAGAGACTGGCTGGCATGGCCATTCCCAAATTCACACTTCAGACAACCACCTCCAAAGAACAGGACGGCCTGGGCTCACCCCTACCTTCCAGCGGTTCCCACACTCATTGCAGACAACGAAGGTGGTCATGGGCTCATCAGAGCTGCGGGTCTGCACCTGTGGGGAGGGCTGTGATGGTGGGGTACCCAGCCCCAGGACCTCAGTTACTGGCAGCTGGAGGGCCCTgggagcaggacttccctggagtcaCAACCTGGGGAGCACCCCCTACATCCTCAGGCAGCACTAGCCTCACGACACCTTGGCCCTCTTGGATGACCTGGGCTGAGCCTACCCAGTGACCCCAACCTGGGGGCCACCCCAACTGCTTTCTGCTTACAGGGCCCCCTGACATCCCTTGGGGCCCCATCAGTGTCTACCTCCATGACTCAGTGTATTCCCACTGCCACTACCGGGCACCCATCCTCCTGCCAGCAGCAACACAGTTAGGCCAGGTGCCCCCCAACTTTAGTGACCCAGAGCACACTATACCCACCACTGAAGGCTGCTTACTGGGGACCTCGGCAAGGAGGAGGCCCCAAGGGTGAAGGCAGCTTCCAGCCCTGTGGGAGGCTAAAGTCAGGCCTGAATCTCGGCATCTCACACAGCGCAGCCCACGTGCGTCCATGCAAGTGGGACCCAGCTGTCAGCAAGGGCAGGGCGGGGCCCCAGAGGCAACCAGCGCTTACCTGCGTGTAGGTGCAGTTCTTCTTTCTGCACTTGCCACAGGTAAACAGGTCCGTCTGTGTGCCACCTGTGCGTGCCATCTGGTGCTCGCGGATGGCCTCCTTGGTCATGGCCTTGCGGATCTCCTTCAGCTCATCGCTAGCCATCTCCTAAGGCGAGGGGCACATGCTTAGCCTGCGGCCCCCAGGGGCAGCCCCCTGCACCCCTGGTAGGCTCACCTCTGAGGTCATGACAGCAATCTGCTGGGGCGTGATGGCGCCACACAGCACGTTGCGCCGCAGGCTGGGGTTCTTGGCATCCTTTAGGTTGGAGAGGCGGCTCCGCACGCGGTTCTTGTACTTCATGTCTGTGTTTCCCACGTCCCGGAAGATACGTGTGGGTGTTTAAGGACCTGTCCCAACGCCAACACCCTGCCCTCCAACCTGTCCCTGGGCTATTGAGGGCCTCTCTGTGGGGACCGTGTCGGAAAAGCCAGCAACACGGAGTCCGGACACTGACACATTCCTGGCTGAGGCCCAGCTGCAGGCGCAGGCTCTGGGACCCAAGTCCACTGCAGGCACGGTCAGACTCCATAGGGTCTAGGAGGGCCCCCGACTGCCCAACTCCCTGTCGAGGGGACCAAGCAGTGGCCGCCAAGGGAACTGGGCCTGGTTAACCCTGCAACCCCCAGAAACTTCAGCCCACCCAGCGCCCAGCCCCCATACAAAGGATATATTCTTCAATCTGGCCCGCCAGGCACTCGCAGTCTGCACCAATGGCCACGTGGTCATCTGTAAGAAAGAGCCCTGACCAACTGCCTGCCAGATCTAACCCCCACGCCTCAACCTGTGTGGGATCCCCGCCCCCAAGGGCAGCAGCAACCAGTTGCATTCAGGCCTCTGCAGGGAGGCAGGGCCCAGGCCTGGGAATGGAGTGTGGTGTCAGGAGTCAGGACCCTGAGGTGTGCTGGGTGGCCCCAACCGAAGCACTCACGGTCTGTCTGCAGAGCAGCGGTCAGCATTTCACGACACTTGGTTCGCACAGCGTCACAGGTGACTGGCACCGGGGGAAACGTGGTGATCCTTGGTGTTGAGGGCATCCTGGGCAGCTCTGGCCTCTTGCGGCTGGAGAGAGGCCCACTCAGGCCACATGCACCCCCATGAGATGCGGTCCCCAGAAAAGCCAACGTCACAGCCATGATGCCCCCAGACCTCGTCTGCTCCACTCTGAAAGCAGCCCACAACCCTGCCCCTGTGCAGTCAGCTCCAGCGTGTCCATGCAGTCCAGCCAGAGGCAGTGAGGCTCAC contains these protein-coding regions:
- the TCEA2 gene encoding transcription elongation factor A protein 2 isoform X1, which codes for MMGKEEEIARIARRLDKMVTKKSAEGAMDLLRELKAMPVTLHLLQSTRVGMSVNALRKQSSDEEVVTLAKSLIKSWKKLLDASDAKARERRRGGSLPTSSSKEASEAQDPSGPLSSRKRPELPRMPSTPRITTFPPVPVTCDAVRTKCREMLTAALQTDHDHVAIGADCECLAGQIEECIFRDVGNTDMKYKNRVRSRLSNLKDAKNPSLRRNVLCGAITPQQIAVMTSEEMASDELKEIRKAMTKEAIREHQMARTGGTQTDLFTCGKCRKKNCTYTQVQTRSSDEPMTTFVVCNECGNRWKFC
- the TCEA2 gene encoding transcription elongation factor A protein 2 isoform X4; its protein translation is MDLLRELKAMPVTLHLLQSTRVGMSVNALRKQSSDEEVVTLAKSLIKSWKKLLDASDAKARERRRGGSLPTSSSKEASEAQDPSGPLSSRKRPELPRMPSTPRITTFPPVPVTCDAVRTKCREMLTAALQTDHDHVAIGADCECLAGQIEECIFRDVGNTDMKYKNRVRSRLSNLKDAKNPSLRRNVLCGAITPQQIAVMTSEEMASDELKEIRKAMTKEAIREHQMARTGGTQTDLFTCGKCRKKNCTYTQVQTRSSDEPMTTFVVCNECGNRWKFC
- the TCEA2 gene encoding transcription elongation factor A protein 2 isoform X3, with protein sequence MMGKEEEIARIARRLDKMVTKKSAEGAMDLLRELKAMPVTLHLLQSTRVGMSVNALRKQSSDEEVVTLAKSLIKSWKKLLDASDAKARERRRGGSLPTSSSKEASEAQDPSRKRPELPRMPSTPRITTFPPVPVTCDAVRTKCREMLTAALQTDHDHVAIGADCECLAGQIEECIFRDVGNTDMKYKNRVRSRLSNLKDAKNPSLRRNVLCGAITPQQIAVMTSEEMASDELKEIRKAMTKEAIREHQMARTGGTQTDLFTCGKCRKKNCTYTQVQTRSSDEPMTTFVVCNECGNRWKFC
- the RGS19 gene encoding regulator of G-protein signaling 19 isoform X1, which encodes MPTPPEAEKQQTGPEEADQPPSMSSHDAAPSAPPRRNPCCLCWCCCCSCSWNEERRRAWRASRESRLQPLPSCEVCATPTPTPEEVRSWAQSFDKLMHSPAGRSVFREFLRTEYSEENMLFWLACEELKAEANQHVVDEKARLIYEDYVSILSPKEVSLDSRVREGINKKMQEPSAHTFDDAQLQIYTLMHRDSYPRFLSSPAYRTLLLQGASQSSSEA
- the TCEA2 gene encoding transcription elongation factor A protein 2 isoform X2; this encodes MMGKEEEIARIARRLDKMVTKKSAEGAMDLLRELKAMPVTLHLLQSTRVGMSVNALRKQSSDEEVVTLAKSLIKSWKKLLDASDAKARERRRGGSLPTSSSKEASEAQDPSGPLSSRKRPELPRMPSTPRITTFPPVPVTCDAVRTKCREMLTAALQTDHDHVAIGADCECLAGQIEECIFRDVGNTDMKYKNRVRSRLSNLKDAKNPSLRRNVLCGAITPQQIAVMTSEMASDELKEIRKAMTKEAIREHQMARTGGTQTDLFTCGKCRKKNCTYTQVQTRSSDEPMTTFVVCNECGNRWKFC
- the RGS19 gene encoding regulator of G-protein signaling 19 isoform X2 gives rise to the protein MSSHDAAPSAPPRRNPCCLCWCCCCSCSWNEERRRAWRASRESRLQPLPSCEVCATPTPTPEEVRSWAQSFDKLMHSPAGRSVFREFLRTEYSEENMLFWLACEELKAEANQHVVDEKARLIYEDYVSILSPKEVSLDSRVREGINKKMQEPSAHTFDDAQLQIYTLMHRDSYPRFLSSPAYRTLLLQGASQSSSEA